The genome window AGCATGACGTCCACAAAGGGCGTGACGTTGATATCCGAAACGAATTTGTTGCCGCCTCCGACGTTGGCTCCCATGCTACATCTCCGTGGCGCCGGTGCGCTGCACGGGCCGGTGGGCATTGAGTTCGCGCTGTACGCGGTTCAGGAAGACGCCCGCAAAGTTCACCAGCAGCGTATCCACCTGAGAGAGCTTGCCCATAAAGATGTTGAAGCCGATGGTGGCGGGCACGGCCACAGCGAGGCCAATGGCGGTGGCGACCAGGGCTTCGGAAATGCCGGGGGCCACGGTGGCCAGCGAGGCGGATTTGAGCATGCCGATGGAGTGGAAGGAGCTCATGATGCCCCAAACCGTGCCGAACAGGCCGATAAAGGGCGCGGTATTGGCCGTGGTGGCCAAAAGCGAGAGCGAGCGCTGCAAGCGCGCCAGTTCGCTGCCCACACCCTGACGCAGGGCGCGGCGGACGTTGTCCACCACAACTTCGCTGCTGTTGCCAAGCTCCTTGGAGCGGTTGAATTCCAGCACCCCCTGGTGCGCTATATAGTAGAGGGGGGATGCGGGATCAGCGCCCAGAGACTGCACGGCTTCACGCAGGTTGGGGGC of Desulfovibrio sp. contains these proteins:
- the tolQ gene encoding protein TolQ; protein product: MEFSFFSMIAQASLVAKAVLALLVVMSIISWGLMIQKFFSLSAANNKALNGTEGFEKAPNLREAVQSLGADPASPLYYIAHQGVLEFNRSKELGNSSEVVVDNVRRALRQGVGSELARLQRSLSLLATTANTAPFIGLFGTVWGIMSSFHSIGMLKSASLATVAPGISEALVATAIGLAVAVPATIGFNIFMGKLSQVDTLLVNFAGVFLNRVQRELNAHRPVQRTGATEM